Proteins from a single region of Geothrix sp. PMB-07:
- a CDS encoding ABC transporter substrate-binding protein yields the protein MRHPIPALWRFLSGVLAFALTVTLQSATPRKVTLQLKWAHQFQFAGYYAAQAKGFYRAEGLEATLVEGGPFKTPHEVVERGEAQFGVGDMQTFNAYQRGHDLVALGVILQHSPHILVAPRSARISRPSDLIGRRVMFGAQDQVELIAMLQSEGLRPEAVHAVRDAWSLDDLVSGKVDALAAYSTVEPFLLREQGVPFIELHPSDYGVDFYGDILFTTATLGAKDPKLVQAFQRASFKGWEYALEHPEEIIDLILKLPNVSSHGITREQLRFEAEQMRALVLPGLVEIGHMNPGRFQRIAEINLKQGRIQAIRDPSGFIFTPPPPLGMPWLKWIGFGLAVALVGSVIAGVWIIQLRHQVEARTRELQREVAHRRQAEADLAEREQRFRLLVENLPAGAVYIDDSGFYPNAAIELMTGYDRGRLSDLEAWLGILEPRDAKRLEEAWAVKRGVHPSSLLRATVIRCDGQRRSVEISMRTLPTCEVWMVLDVTAREEAEAARQASEDRYRGIYQNSSDLIKVLRVAPDGQFRFEGVNPSFTASFGISTEQVAGKTPQECFSREVAEFMTGNLQRCLAAGRNLHYEEVLDTPLGKRMLLTQLVPIRDPDGRIYLMAGISRDLTDERKSQEALRQAQKLESLGVLAGGIAHDFNNLLSAVLGNLNLAQAKLPPHSASEPYLQSMESTILRAADLTRQMLAYSGKGRFVVERLDLSHLVEEITHLLSVSISKKVALRYDLPKHLPGIEADASQIQQVIMNLVTNASEAIGDREGVISIATGTRDLDQSAMDTLFAGQDLAPGRFVTLQVSDTGCGMNPETLAKIFDPFFTTKASGRGLGLSAMLGILRGHDGGIKIYSEPGKGSTFQVYLRALGMPGPTPEPAVLPMSVPFEGKVLLVDDEPDLRGSIQSMLEHLGFEVEAAKDGLEALERFSPGAYALVLMDLTMPRMDGKEAFRRMKELDPTVKVVLSSGYNEQEAIQQFLGRGLAGFIQKPYQMKTLVEALERALRTGI from the coding sequence GTGCGCCATCCCATTCCAGCCCTTTGGCGATTCCTCTCCGGGGTGCTCGCGTTCGCGCTGACGGTGACCCTTCAAAGCGCCACGCCCCGAAAGGTGACGCTGCAGTTGAAATGGGCCCACCAGTTTCAGTTCGCCGGTTACTACGCGGCCCAGGCCAAGGGGTTCTACCGTGCCGAAGGCCTGGAGGCCACCTTGGTGGAAGGGGGCCCCTTCAAGACGCCCCATGAGGTGGTGGAGCGGGGCGAAGCCCAGTTCGGCGTCGGCGACATGCAGACGTTCAACGCCTACCAGAGGGGGCATGACCTGGTGGCCTTGGGGGTCATCCTCCAGCACTCTCCCCACATCCTGGTTGCTCCGCGATCCGCCCGGATCAGTCGGCCTTCGGATTTAATCGGACGCAGGGTGATGTTCGGCGCTCAGGACCAGGTCGAACTGATTGCGATGCTGCAGTCGGAAGGACTTCGGCCGGAAGCTGTGCATGCGGTGCGTGATGCCTGGAGCCTCGACGACCTGGTGAGCGGCAAGGTGGATGCCCTTGCCGCGTACAGCACGGTGGAACCCTTCCTGTTGCGCGAGCAGGGCGTTCCCTTCATCGAGTTGCACCCCTCGGACTACGGCGTGGATTTCTACGGGGACATCCTCTTCACCACGGCGACCCTCGGCGCCAAGGACCCCAAGCTGGTGCAGGCTTTCCAGCGGGCTTCCTTCAAGGGCTGGGAGTATGCCTTGGAGCACCCGGAGGAGATCATCGACCTCATCCTGAAGCTCCCGAATGTGAGCAGCCATGGGATCACCCGCGAGCAGCTCCGGTTCGAGGCTGAGCAGATGCGGGCGCTGGTGCTGCCCGGCCTGGTGGAGATCGGTCACATGAACCCCGGCCGGTTCCAGCGGATCGCTGAGATCAACCTCAAACAGGGACGCATCCAAGCGATCCGGGATCCTTCTGGATTCATCTTCACCCCGCCGCCGCCCCTTGGCATGCCCTGGCTGAAATGGATCGGCTTCGGTCTGGCCGTGGCCCTGGTCGGCAGCGTGATTGCCGGAGTCTGGATCATCCAGTTGAGGCACCAGGTGGAGGCCCGCACCCGGGAACTCCAGCGGGAGGTCGCCCATCGGCGGCAGGCCGAGGCGGATCTGGCGGAACGGGAGCAGCGGTTCCGGCTGCTGGTGGAGAACCTGCCCGCTGGCGCCGTCTACATTGATGACAGCGGCTTCTACCCCAATGCCGCCATCGAGCTGATGACGGGCTATGACCGTGGCCGGCTTTCGGACCTCGAGGCCTGGCTGGGCATCCTTGAACCGCGTGACGCCAAGCGTCTGGAGGAGGCCTGGGCCGTCAAGCGCGGCGTCCATCCCTCGTCGCTTCTGCGGGCCACCGTGATCCGCTGTGACGGGCAGCGCCGCTCGGTGGAGATCAGCATGCGGACGCTGCCCACCTGCGAAGTCTGGATGGTGCTCGACGTCACGGCCCGGGAGGAAGCCGAGGCCGCACGGCAAGCCAGCGAAGATCGCTACCGGGGCATCTATCAGAATTCCTCCGACCTGATCAAGGTGCTGCGGGTGGCGCCGGATGGGCAGTTCCGCTTCGAGGGGGTGAACCCCAGCTTCACCGCGAGCTTTGGCATCAGCACCGAGCAGGTGGCAGGCAAGACGCCCCAGGAATGCTTCTCCCGGGAGGTGGCCGAATTCATGACGGGGAACCTGCAGCGCTGCCTGGCTGCTGGGCGCAACCTCCACTACGAAGAAGTGCTGGATACGCCCCTGGGCAAGCGCATGCTGCTCACGCAGCTGGTCCCCATCCGGGATCCTGATGGACGCATCTACCTCATGGCGGGCATCAGCCGCGATCTCACCGATGAACGCAAATCCCAGGAGGCCCTGCGGCAGGCCCAGAAGCTGGAAAGCCTGGGTGTGCTGGCCGGAGGCATCGCCCACGACTTCAACAACCTGCTCAGTGCCGTGCTGGGCAACCTCAACCTCGCCCAGGCGAAACTCCCGCCCCATTCCGCCTCGGAACCCTACCTCCAGAGCATGGAAAGCACCATCCTGAGGGCCGCGGATCTCACCCGGCAGATGCTGGCCTATTCGGGCAAGGGGCGCTTCGTGGTGGAGCGCCTCGACCTAAGCCACCTGGTGGAGGAGATCACCCACTTGCTGTCCGTCTCCATCTCGAAGAAGGTGGCGCTGCGGTATGACCTGCCGAAGCACCTGCCGGGCATCGAGGCCGATGCCAGCCAGATCCAGCAGGTGATCATGAATCTGGTGACCAATGCCTCTGAGGCCATCGGCGACCGCGAAGGCGTCATCAGCATCGCCACCGGCACCCGCGACCTGGATCAGTCGGCCATGGACACCCTGTTCGCGGGCCAGGATCTGGCGCCGGGGCGCTTCGTCACCCTGCAGGTGTCCGACACCGGCTGCGGCATGAATCCGGAGACCCTCGCGAAGATCTTCGATCCATTCTTCACCACCAAGGCCTCGGGCCGGGGCCTGGGGCTGTCGGCCATGCTGGGCATCCTGCGGGGCCACGACGGCGGCATCAAGATCTATTCCGAGCCGGGGAAGGGCAGCACCTTCCAGGTCTACCTGAGGGCCTTGGGAATGCCTGGCCCCACGCCCGAACCGGCGGTGCTGCCGATGTCGGTTCCCTTCGAGGGCAAGGTCCTCTTGGTGGATGACGAGCCGGATTTAAGGGGAAGCATCCAGTCGATGCTGGAACACCTCGGCTTCGAGGTGGAGGCGGCGAAGGATGGCCTGGAGGCGCTGGAGCGCTTCAGCCCAGGAGCCTATGCCCTGGTGCTCATGGATCTCACCATGCCCCGCATGGATGGGAAGGAAGCCTTCCGGCGCATGAAGGAACTGGATCCGACTGTGAAGGTGGTCCTCTCCAGCGGCTATAACGAGCAGGAGGCCATCCAGCAGTTCCTGGGGCGGGGTCTGGCGGGCTTCATCCAGAAGCCGTACCAAATGAAGACCCTCGTCGAGGCGCTGGAGCGGGCGCTGCGGACCGGGATCTGA
- a CDS encoding aminoacyl-histidine dipeptidase has translation MNALLETLEPKTFWSYFLELSNIPRGSKNEAAAADWVAEQGKALGCEVERDAVGNVIIRKKATPGKEGRPTTCLQAHVDMVCEKNEGTDHDFLKDPIQVWRDGDLLRAKGTTLGADNGIGVAGALAVLASKDIAHGPIEVLITIDEETGLTGANGLQPGRLNAKYLLNLDSEEEGFLTIGCAGGEDTIVTRKLTRSPAPAGTKAYRLKVFGLKGGHSGIDINAGRGNAIRILAQVLGALKPTFSFGLSAIKGGNKRNAIPREASAYILLDPKQEQAFRDALAGHEAHWRAALGAHDPGLHLALEAGEATTVLSAADTDALLRLLLALPHGVEAMSPDIPGLVQTSTNMGVIDTREDEVEVNLLTRSSINASKTALSERIAATCALGGFQSHVTGGYPGWKPEPKASLVQIVNDTNEKVFGKKLEIMAIHAGLECGLIGEKYTAMEMVSFGPNMWDVHTPDEHVSVPSVSNFWKLLVAVLEAV, from the coding sequence GTGAACGCCCTGCTTGAAACCCTCGAACCCAAGACCTTCTGGTCCTACTTCCTGGAATTGTCCAACATTCCCCGGGGTTCCAAGAATGAGGCCGCCGCCGCCGACTGGGTTGCCGAACAGGGCAAGGCCCTGGGCTGCGAGGTGGAACGCGATGCCGTGGGTAACGTGATCATCCGCAAGAAGGCCACCCCCGGCAAGGAAGGCCGCCCCACCACCTGCCTCCAGGCCCACGTGGACATGGTTTGCGAGAAGAACGAGGGCACCGACCACGACTTCCTCAAGGACCCCATCCAGGTCTGGCGTGATGGGGACCTGCTGCGGGCCAAGGGCACCACCCTCGGCGCCGACAACGGCATCGGTGTGGCGGGCGCGCTGGCCGTGCTGGCCAGCAAGGACATCGCCCACGGTCCCATCGAAGTGCTCATCACCATCGATGAGGAGACCGGCCTCACCGGCGCCAACGGCCTGCAGCCCGGCCGCCTCAACGCCAAGTACCTGCTCAACCTGGACAGCGAGGAAGAGGGCTTCCTCACCATCGGCTGCGCCGGTGGCGAAGACACCATCGTCACCCGCAAGCTCACCCGCAGCCCCGCTCCGGCGGGTACCAAGGCCTACCGCCTGAAGGTGTTCGGCCTCAAGGGCGGCCACTCCGGCATCGACATCAATGCGGGCCGCGGCAACGCCATCCGCATCCTCGCCCAGGTGTTGGGCGCCCTGAAGCCCACCTTCAGCTTCGGCCTCTCGGCCATCAAGGGCGGCAACAAGCGCAACGCCATCCCCCGCGAGGCCTCCGCCTACATCCTGCTGGACCCCAAGCAGGAGCAGGCCTTCCGCGACGCCCTCGCGGGCCACGAAGCCCACTGGCGCGCCGCCCTGGGCGCCCATGACCCCGGCCTGCACCTGGCCCTGGAAGCGGGCGAGGCGACCACCGTTCTGTCCGCCGCGGATACCGATGCCCTGCTCCGCCTGCTGCTGGCCCTGCCCCACGGCGTCGAGGCCATGAGCCCCGACATCCCGGGCCTGGTGCAGACCTCCACCAACATGGGCGTCATCGACACCCGTGAAGATGAAGTGGAAGTGAACCTGCTCACCCGCAGCTCCATCAACGCCTCCAAGACCGCCCTCTCCGAGCGCATCGCCGCCACCTGCGCCCTGGGCGGCTTCCAGTCCCACGTCACCGGCGGCTACCCCGGCTGGAAGCCCGAGCCCAAGGCCTCCCTCGTCCAGATCGTGAATGACACCAATGAGAAGGTGTTCGGCAAGAAGCTGGAGATCATGGCCATCCACGCCGGTCTGGAATGCGGTCTCATCGGCGAGAAATACACCGCCATGGAGATGGTCTCCTTCGGCCCCAACATGTGGGATGTGCACACCCCCGACGAGCACGTGAGCGTCCCCTCGGTTTCCAATTTCTGGAAGCTCCTGGTGGCCGTCCTCGAGGCCGTGTAG
- a CDS encoding ATP-binding protein — translation MPAPMPSPPVFRRRDHGAHVLVVEDNPVTLHFLQTALESNHYRLTLTSQAAEAMAALDQGLPDLVILDLHLPDIYGLEVCRHLRRCLGGDDIPVLVVTVEDGPDGHAEAVRAGVDDFLRKPILPVELRTRARSLIRLRQLRQELRAERESLLDMHAQKENLLQYVAHDLKNLLSAAQATLEMMGTEEAPAQTLRYQDRMGASLRAMLAMVTDLLDLSINDRAELVAERELFELSPWLERVIHEFEPLAARCRRSIELEVPPGLMVDADPHLLRRVISNLLENAIRFAPEGTLIQVSACESQDSCGPRIMVSDLGAGIPAELKEEIFERFVRLKSAPATQSGRGLGLAFCRLVMNMHHGRIWVEDNHPRGSRFVLELPNSAGAAL, via the coding sequence GTGCCAGCCCCCATGCCCAGTCCACCTGTCTTCCGACGGCGTGACCACGGGGCCCATGTCCTCGTGGTGGAAGACAATCCCGTCACCCTGCACTTCCTCCAGACGGCCTTGGAGAGCAACCACTACCGCCTGACCCTGACCAGTCAGGCTGCCGAGGCCATGGCCGCCCTCGACCAGGGGCTTCCCGATCTGGTGATCCTCGACCTGCACCTGCCGGACATCTACGGCCTGGAAGTTTGCCGCCATCTGCGGCGCTGTTTGGGTGGAGACGACATCCCTGTGCTGGTCGTCACGGTCGAAGATGGCCCCGACGGCCATGCGGAAGCCGTGCGCGCAGGCGTGGATGATTTCCTCCGGAAGCCCATCCTGCCGGTGGAGCTCCGCACCCGGGCCCGGAGCCTCATCCGCCTCCGTCAATTGCGTCAGGAACTGCGTGCAGAGCGTGAATCCCTTCTGGACATGCACGCCCAGAAGGAGAACCTGCTCCAGTATGTGGCCCACGATTTGAAGAACCTGCTCAGCGCCGCCCAGGCCACGCTGGAGATGATGGGCACTGAGGAGGCTCCCGCCCAGACGCTGCGCTACCAGGACCGCATGGGCGCCTCGCTGCGGGCCATGCTCGCCATGGTCACCGACCTGCTCGATCTTTCCATCAACGACCGGGCGGAACTGGTGGCGGAGCGGGAACTGTTCGAGCTCAGCCCCTGGCTCGAACGGGTGATCCACGAATTCGAGCCCCTGGCCGCCCGCTGCAGACGGAGCATCGAGCTGGAGGTCCCTCCGGGTTTGATGGTCGATGCGGACCCCCACCTGCTGCGGCGAGTCATCTCCAACCTGCTGGAGAACGCCATCCGCTTCGCGCCCGAGGGAACCCTGATTCAGGTTTCGGCGTGCGAGAGCCAAGATTCATGCGGCCCCAGGATCATGGTGAGCGATCTGGGCGCGGGCATTCCCGCCGAGCTCAAGGAGGAAATCTTCGAGCGCTTCGTGCGCCTGAAGAGTGCCCCTGCCACTCAATCTGGACGCGGCCTGGGCCTGGCCTTTTGCCGGCTGGTGATGAACATGCATCACGGGCGGATCTGGGTGGAAGACAACCACCCCCGCGGCAGCCGCTTCGTGCTGGAGCTTCCCAACTCTGCTGGAGCCGCCCTCTGA
- a CDS encoding guanosine monophosphate reductase: MSETAITFDDVLLIPAYNHHESRRVVDIGMTDKSGKLKLSLPILTANMDTVTEDAMANFVGERGGMGVLHRFVPVEENVAMLRRCRFPTFVSVGTAEGELERIEALRDAGADYFCVDVAHGHAKYVGKMVKRIRLMLPNACIMAGNVATYAGADYLASVHADIIKVGIGPGSVCTTRIKTGFGVPQLSAIQECARADRSIVADGGLRTPGDIVKALAFGADFVMVGGMLAGTRPTPGTPIVDEGTGAAHKVYRGMASKEVADDHLGGLTGWKTAEGIATKVPYREDEDEIIADIVGGLRSGLTYAGAATIRELQRKLNYVRVSPAGRVESLPHKLLG; this comes from the coding sequence ATGTCCGAGACCGCCATCACCTTCGACGATGTGCTCCTCATCCCCGCCTACAACCATCATGAGTCTCGGCGGGTGGTGGACATCGGCATGACGGACAAATCGGGCAAGCTCAAGCTGAGCCTGCCCATTCTCACGGCCAACATGGACACGGTGACGGAAGATGCCATGGCCAACTTCGTGGGCGAGCGCGGCGGCATGGGGGTGCTCCATCGCTTCGTGCCGGTCGAGGAGAACGTGGCGATGCTCCGGCGCTGCCGGTTTCCCACCTTCGTTTCCGTGGGCACGGCCGAGGGGGAGCTGGAACGCATCGAGGCCCTGCGGGATGCCGGGGCCGACTACTTCTGTGTGGACGTGGCCCACGGCCATGCGAAGTACGTGGGCAAGATGGTCAAGCGCATCCGCCTGATGTTGCCCAATGCGTGCATCATGGCGGGCAATGTGGCCACCTACGCGGGGGCCGACTACCTGGCCTCGGTGCATGCCGACATCATCAAGGTGGGCATCGGCCCCGGCAGTGTCTGCACCACCCGCATCAAGACCGGCTTCGGCGTGCCCCAGCTGAGCGCCATCCAGGAGTGCGCCCGGGCGGACCGCTCCATCGTGGCCGATGGCGGCCTGCGCACCCCGGGCGACATCGTGAAGGCCCTGGCCTTCGGCGCTGATTTCGTCATGGTGGGTGGCATGCTGGCAGGCACCCGGCCCACGCCCGGGACGCCCATCGTGGACGAGGGGACGGGCGCGGCCCACAAGGTGTACCGGGGGATGGCCAGCAAGGAGGTGGCCGATGACCACCTGGGCGGCCTCACCGGCTGGAAGACCGCCGAGGGCATTGCCACCAAGGTGCCCTACCGGGAAGACGAGGACGAGATCATCGCCGACATCGTGGGGGGACTGCGCTCGGGCCTCACCTATGCGGGAGCCGCCACCATCCGGGAGCTGCAGCGGAAGCTCAACTACGTGCGGGTTTCCCCGGCGGGGCGCGTGGAAAGCCTGCCTCACAAACTGTTGGGCTGA
- a CDS encoding sulfite exporter TauE/SafE family protein has product MSLIHILTVMAAAFVAGAINSIAGGGTLVSFPALLGIGLTGQQANVTSTLALWPGSIGGFWGHREDLAGIRAFALRLMPPSLIGGALGAWLMLVTPQKLFDQLVPWLILTASVLLAANDPVNRLLKKIHGHERTPGWWIAAICFQFVVGVYGGFFGAGIGILMLAALSLLGLTDIHQMNGLKNLLALCINGIAIFAFMLMEALRHPGNAKWMLILPMAVAAGLGGLFGSHMAHRVGRGPVRVGVICIGFTLAAWYFYKTYAA; this is encoded by the coding sequence ATGTCCCTGATCCACATCCTCACCGTCATGGCGGCGGCCTTCGTGGCCGGGGCCATCAACTCCATCGCAGGCGGCGGCACCCTGGTGTCCTTTCCCGCGCTGCTGGGCATCGGCCTCACGGGCCAGCAGGCCAACGTCACCAGCACCTTGGCACTCTGGCCCGGCTCCATCGGCGGGTTCTGGGGGCATCGCGAGGATCTCGCGGGTATCAGGGCCTTCGCCCTGCGGTTGATGCCCCCTTCGCTTATCGGCGGGGCCCTGGGCGCTTGGCTCATGCTCGTCACGCCCCAAAAGCTCTTCGATCAGCTGGTGCCCTGGCTCATCCTCACGGCCTCGGTGCTGCTGGCGGCCAACGATCCCGTCAACCGCCTCCTGAAGAAGATCCACGGCCATGAGCGCACACCCGGATGGTGGATCGCTGCCATCTGCTTCCAATTCGTGGTGGGTGTCTATGGAGGGTTCTTCGGCGCGGGCATCGGCATCCTCATGCTGGCGGCCCTGAGCCTGTTGGGGCTCACGGACATCCACCAGATGAATGGGCTCAAAAACCTGCTGGCCCTCTGCATCAACGGCATCGCCATCTTCGCGTTCATGCTCATGGAAGCCCTGCGCCATCCCGGCAACGCCAAATGGATGCTCATCCTGCCCATGGCTGTGGCCGCGGGCCTGGGCGGGCTCTTCGGCTCGCACATGGCCCACCGCGTGGGGCGGGGCCCCGTGCGTGTCGGGGTGATCTGCATCGGCTTCACCCTGGCCGCCTGGTACTTCTACAAGACCTACGCCGCCTGA
- the asd gene encoding archaetidylserine decarboxylase (Phosphatidylserine decarboxylase is synthesized as a single chain precursor. Generation of the pyruvoyl active site from a Ser is coupled to cleavage of a Gly-Ser bond between the larger (beta) and smaller (alpha chains). It is an integral membrane protein.) — MQLSWPSPARFALILALLWALLWVAYVLLWTPGPFSLRALGLYPKKLGSRVVGWAANRTLPASWRLPLLGRFAGHYGINLSEAEFPLVDYPSLQALFTRRLKPGLRPQDPALPGFVNSPVDGRIIACGRIEAGMAIQAKGLPYRIAELLKHDPQAARFEGGHFLTLYLSPKDYHRIHVPIEGRITAVSHVEGELWPVNDASTGNVPRLYERNRRASWTALGTGADAGLEVAAVLVGATHVGGVVIDGRWLGGRTLPQDGGFPVDHLPCAPGEDLGTFEFGSTVVLLVGGPKAAQWAPDRTVGEVRMGQRLGGYR; from the coding sequence ATGCAGCTCTCCTGGCCTTCGCCCGCGCGCTTCGCGCTCATCCTTGCCCTGCTCTGGGCCCTGCTCTGGGTGGCCTACGTGCTGCTCTGGACGCCCGGCCCCTTTTCGCTGCGGGCGCTGGGCCTCTATCCCAAGAAACTGGGCTCCCGGGTGGTGGGCTGGGCGGCGAACCGCACCCTGCCTGCGTCCTGGCGCCTGCCCCTGCTGGGCCGATTCGCGGGCCACTACGGCATCAACCTCAGCGAAGCTGAGTTTCCCCTGGTGGACTACCCCAGCCTGCAGGCCCTGTTCACGCGCCGCCTCAAACCCGGCCTGCGGCCTCAGGACCCGGCCCTTCCCGGCTTCGTGAACAGCCCCGTGGATGGCCGCATCATTGCCTGCGGGCGCATCGAAGCGGGCATGGCCATCCAGGCCAAGGGCCTGCCCTATCGCATCGCTGAACTGCTCAAGCACGATCCCCAGGCCGCGCGTTTCGAGGGCGGGCACTTTCTGACGCTCTACCTTTCCCCCAAGGACTACCACCGCATCCATGTGCCCATCGAAGGCCGCATCACCGCCGTGAGCCACGTGGAAGGCGAACTCTGGCCCGTGAACGATGCCAGCACCGGGAACGTGCCACGCCTCTATGAGCGCAATCGCCGGGCCTCCTGGACCGCCCTGGGCACCGGCGCCGACGCAGGGCTGGAAGTGGCCGCCGTGCTGGTGGGCGCCACCCATGTGGGCGGCGTGGTCATCGATGGTCGTTGGCTCGGCGGCCGCACCCTGCCCCAGGATGGCGGCTTTCCCGTGGACCACCTGCCCTGCGCCCCCGGCGAGGATCTGGGCACCTTCGAGTTCGGCTCCACCGTGGTGCTGCTCGTCGGCGGGCCCAAGGCCGCCCAGTGGGCACCGGACCGTACTGTGGGCGAGGTGAGGATGGGGCAGCGGCTGGGAGGGTACCGGTGA
- the scpB gene encoding SMC-Scp complex subunit ScpB, translated as MNDDSEIFSQNPLWDEGGSLTGALEALFTAAGEVLDLARLRELTGLGDGALQQGIEKLQEQLQGSRGLRLLEVGGGWRMATSPVYKEMVSRLVTTTRSGKLTPAQIEALAIIAYRQPVTITELNAIRGVTSSANQVKSLMERQLIIPAGRKPVVGRPMTYATTQAFLLHFGLKSLHDLPRLEDFGEGRLEAEALAALEPPMPEDGLFGDGAMITELDPSAESELDPELDVTNEPEPIPVPSLEPEPPATTEPAPPHESPEP; from the coding sequence GTGAACGACGACTCCGAGATCTTCAGTCAGAACCCCCTCTGGGACGAGGGCGGCAGCCTCACGGGGGCCCTGGAGGCCCTGTTCACGGCGGCGGGCGAAGTGCTGGATTTGGCCCGGCTCCGCGAGCTCACGGGCTTGGGTGATGGCGCCCTGCAGCAGGGCATCGAAAAACTGCAGGAGCAGCTGCAGGGCTCGCGGGGCCTGCGCCTATTGGAAGTGGGCGGCGGCTGGCGCATGGCCACCAGCCCCGTCTACAAGGAGATGGTCTCGCGCCTGGTGACCACCACCCGCAGCGGCAAGCTCACGCCCGCGCAAATCGAGGCCCTGGCCATCATCGCCTACCGGCAGCCGGTCACCATCACGGAGTTGAACGCCATCCGCGGCGTCACCAGCAGCGCCAACCAGGTGAAGAGCCTCATGGAGCGCCAGCTCATCATTCCCGCGGGCCGCAAGCCCGTGGTGGGCCGACCCATGACCTACGCCACCACCCAGGCCTTCCTGCTGCATTTCGGACTGAAGAGCCTCCACGACCTGCCCCGGCTGGAGGATTTCGGCGAGGGGCGCCTGGAAGCGGAAGCCCTGGCCGCCCTGGAACCGCCCATGCCCGAAGATGGCCTCTTCGGCGACGGAGCCATGATCACTGAGTTAGATCCGAGTGCGGAATCCGAGCTGGATCCGGAACTGGATGTGACCAATGAACCCGAGCCCATCCCCGTGCCCAGCCTTGAGCCTGAGCCCCCTGCCACGACAGAACCTGCACCTCCCCACGAAAGCCCCGAACCATGA